In Capsicum annuum cultivar UCD-10X-F1 chromosome 11, UCD10Xv1.1, whole genome shotgun sequence, one genomic interval encodes:
- the LOC107846978 gene encoding uncharacterized protein LOC107846978 isoform X1, translated as MRKQKNVMSSDISFDTPACRGTFQNSLYSVELERTKTYGIIDNPKSVKTMAHVLATISSCQYYTALMSIPSMRYGKVASAQTLGHNSKSFPLRDLSNEFKNCLFTNSKQKKGKGILGGLDIPDLSRSSMQHESSRFNTATSQDDSYCLGTPGGHIFPNFNGDSGVQNFENMMNNKCLPDLNVSPMVQDLRSRSPDIRLHRIMPDLNFSLILSESEAGYVDAAMRDDEDEDEDEENNNCEEDNIECEDICNDEYWDISDANYECEYCGAYFWYEERINKHYKSKRPVFNLCCNHGKIKLPNSKEPPPTLK; from the exons ATGAGAAAACAAAAGAATGTGATGAGCTCAGACATATCATTTGATACACCTGCATGTCGAGGAACATTCCAAAATAGTTTATATTCAGTAGAATTAGAAAGGACTAAAACATATGGAATCATCGATAACCCGAAAAGTGTTAAAACAATGGCACATGTTTTAGCTACGATTTCATCATGTCAATATTACACAGCTTTGATGAGTATCCCATCAATGAGATATGGAAAAGTTGCATCGGCGCAAACTCTCGGGCATAATTCAAAGTCCTTTCCACTGCGAGATTTGAGCAACG AATTTAAAAATTGTTTGTttacaaattcaaaacaaaagaaggGTAAAGGCATATTGGGTGGTCTTGACATTCCAGACTTGAGTCGCTCCAGCATGCAACATGAAAGTTCAAGGTTTAATACTGCTACTTCACAAGATGATTCATATTGTTTAG GTACTCCCGGTGGACATATATTTCCTAATTTTAATGGTGATTCAG GTGTTcagaattttgaaaatatgatgaaCAATAAATGTTTGCCGGATTTAAATGTTTCTCCGATGGTGCAAG ATCTCCGGAGTCGCTCTCCAGATATTCGCTTACATCGAATTATGCCGGatctaaatttttctttaattttgtcaG AATCTGAAGCTGGATACGTTGATGCTGCTATGCGAG atgatgaagatgaagatgaagatgaagagaaCAATAATTGTGAAG aggACAACATCGAATGTGAGGATATATGTAATGATG agTATTGGGACATAAGCGATGCTAATTATGAATGTGAATATTGTGGAGCATAtttttggtatgaagaaagaaTCAACAAGCATTATAAATCTAAAAGACCAGTTTTCAATTTGTGTTGTAATCATGGAAAGATCAAGCTCCCGAATTCAAAGGAGCCTCCTCCAACTTTAAAGTAA
- the LOC107846978 gene encoding uncharacterized protein LOC107846978 isoform X2, with product MSIPSMRYGKVASAQTLGHNSKSFPLRDLSNEFKNCLFTNSKQKKGKGILGGLDIPDLSRSSMQHESSRFNTATSQDDSYCLGTPGGHIFPNFNGDSGVQNFENMMNNKCLPDLNVSPMVQDLRSRSPDIRLHRIMPDLNFSLILSESEAGYVDAAMRDDEDEDEDEENNNCEEDNIECEDICNDEYWDISDANYECEYCGAYFWYEERINKHYKSKRPVFNLCCNHGKIKLPNSKEPPPTLK from the exons ATGAGTATCCCATCAATGAGATATGGAAAAGTTGCATCGGCGCAAACTCTCGGGCATAATTCAAAGTCCTTTCCACTGCGAGATTTGAGCAACG AATTTAAAAATTGTTTGTttacaaattcaaaacaaaagaaggGTAAAGGCATATTGGGTGGTCTTGACATTCCAGACTTGAGTCGCTCCAGCATGCAACATGAAAGTTCAAGGTTTAATACTGCTACTTCACAAGATGATTCATATTGTTTAG GTACTCCCGGTGGACATATATTTCCTAATTTTAATGGTGATTCAG GTGTTcagaattttgaaaatatgatgaaCAATAAATGTTTGCCGGATTTAAATGTTTCTCCGATGGTGCAAG ATCTCCGGAGTCGCTCTCCAGATATTCGCTTACATCGAATTATGCCGGatctaaatttttctttaattttgtcaG AATCTGAAGCTGGATACGTTGATGCTGCTATGCGAG atgatgaagatgaagatgaagatgaagagaaCAATAATTGTGAAG aggACAACATCGAATGTGAGGATATATGTAATGATG agTATTGGGACATAAGCGATGCTAATTATGAATGTGAATATTGTGGAGCATAtttttggtatgaagaaagaaTCAACAAGCATTATAAATCTAAAAGACCAGTTTTCAATTTGTGTTGTAATCATGGAAAGATCAAGCTCCCGAATTCAAAGGAGCCTCCTCCAACTTTAAAGTAA